One segment of Erigeron canadensis isolate Cc75 chromosome 2, C_canadensis_v1, whole genome shotgun sequence DNA contains the following:
- the LOC122586877 gene encoding histone H2B.5-like, whose product MAPKAEKKPAAEKKPVAEKAPKPKAEKKIPPKDASSADKKKKRHKKSVETYKIYIFKVLKQVHPDIGISSKAMGIMNSFINDIFEKLAQEAAKLARYNKKNTLSSREIQTAVRLVLPGELAKHAVSEGTKAVTKFTSG is encoded by the coding sequence ATGGCACCAAAGGCCGAGAAAAAACCGGCAGCCGAGAAGAAACCAGTCGCCGAGAAAGCCCCAAAACCCAAGGCCGAGAAGAAGATTCCCCCAAAAGACGCATCCTCTGCagacaagaagaaaaagaggcACAAGAAATCGGTGGAGACGTACAAGATTTACATCTTCAAGGTCCTCAAACAGGTCCATCCCGATATCGGGATCTCCAGCAAGGCCATGGGAATCATGAACTCGTTCATCAACGACATCTTCGAGAAGCTCGCGCAGGAGGCCGCCAAGCTGGCCAGGTACAACAAGAAGAACACCCTTTCTTCCCGTGAGATCCAGACCGCCGTCAGACTCGTTCTTCCCGGCGAGTTGGCCAAACACGCCGTCTCCGAGGGTACCAAGGCCGTTACCAAGTTTACAAGCGGTTAG
- the LOC122586876 gene encoding histone H2B.5-like, translated as MAPKAEKKPAAEKKPVAEKAPKPKAEKKIPAKDASSADKKKKRHKKSVETYKIYIFKVLKQVHPDIGISSKAMGIMNSFINDIFEKLAQEAAKLARYNKKNTLSSREIQTAVRLVLPGELAKHAVSEGTKAVTKFTSG; from the coding sequence ATGGCACCAAAGGCGGAGAAAAAACCAGCTGCCGAGAAAAAACCGGTCGCCGAGAAAGCCCCAAAACCCAAAGCCGAGAAGAAGATTCCGGCGAAAGACGCTTCATCTGCagacaagaagaaaaagaggcACAAGAAATCGGTGGAGACGTACAAGATCTACATCTTCAAGGTCCTCAAACAGGTCCATCCCGATATCGGGATCTCCAGCAAGGCCATGGGGATCATGAACTCTTTCATCAACGACATCTTCGAGAAGCTCGCCCAGGAGGCCGCCAAGCTCGCCAGGTACAACAAGAAGAACACCCTTTCTTCCCGTGAGATCCAGACCGCCGTCAGACTCGTTCTCCCCGGTGAATTGGCGAAACACGCCGTCTCCGAGGGCACCAAGGCCGTCACCAAGTTTACCAGCGGTTAG